From Companilactobacillus heilongjiangensis, one genomic window encodes:
- the recR gene encoding recombination mediator RecR, which produces MKYPEPISKLIDSYMMLPGIGRKTATRMAFFTLGMDKDQVNEFAENLISAKTDLKSCRICGNITTEEICSICSDKNRDQSTILVVEQAKDIMSLDDMNGYNGLYHVLGGVLSPIDGVGPEDLNIKLLLNRLKENQNVRELIIATNATPEGEATAQYLAKLVKPAGIKVTRLAHGLAVGSDIEYADEMTLKSAVLGRREI; this is translated from the coding sequence ATGAAATATCCAGAACCAATATCTAAATTAATTGATAGTTATATGATGTTACCAGGTATCGGTCGCAAGACTGCTACTAGAATGGCATTCTTTACCCTTGGAATGGACAAAGACCAAGTTAATGAGTTTGCCGAAAATCTGATTTCTGCTAAGACTGATTTAAAATCATGTCGAATTTGTGGAAACATTACGACTGAAGAAATTTGTTCAATCTGTAGTGATAAGAACCGTGATCAATCGACAATCTTGGTAGTTGAGCAGGCCAAAGATATCATGTCGCTAGATGATATGAATGGTTATAATGGTTTGTATCACGTGCTAGGAGGGGTTCTTTCACCAATTGATGGCGTTGGCCCCGAAGATTTAAATATTAAGTTGTTGTTAAACCGTTTGAAGGAAAATCAAAACGTCAGAGAATTGATTATCGCAACAAACGCAACTCCAGAAGGAGAAGCAACTGCTCAATATTTAGCCAAATTAGTTAAGCCAGCAGGAATAAAAGTAACTAGACTAGCACACGGACTAGCAGTCGGATCTGATATTGAATATGCAGATGAGATGACCTTGAAGAGTGCCGTTTTAGGACGCAGGGAGATTTAA
- a CDS encoding YaaL family protein produces MFGRRKATVQKMEDDRLLDNIHQIQQRIGNTQRMINNSVDVDDETRVHLKLDQLKYQFLYLEARRRKATAKATTNIIFGDEDTFLKQPSRAEKHW; encoded by the coding sequence ATGTTTGGTAGAAGAAAAGCAACTGTCCAAAAAATGGAAGATGATCGCCTTTTAGACAATATTCACCAGATTCAACAACGAATCGGTAATACCCAACGAATGATCAATAATTCAGTGGATGTCGACGACGAGACCAGAGTTCATTTGAAACTGGATCAGTTGAAATATCAATTCTTGTATTTAGAAGCAAGAAGACGAAAAGCTACTGCGAAAGCCACAACCAACATTATCTTTGGTGATGAAGATACATTTTTGAAGCAACCAAGTCGCGCTGAAAAGCACTGGTAA
- the tmk gene encoding dTMP kinase, whose amino-acid sequence MSGIFISFEGPDGAGKTTALKTLMPLLQAKTDQEIVLSREPGGSSISEKIRKIILDIHDEEMDPRTEALLYAAARRQHLIDVILPTLQANKIMLSDRFVDSSIAYQGGGREIGMKEVADINDFAIDGHLPDLTIYFDVSPEVGLSRIRKDHEGAMDRLEREAIDFHNRVYDSYMKIVKANPDRIKTINAEQAPEKVVADALDAIIKRFPNIFNKGE is encoded by the coding sequence ATGTCAGGAATATTTATATCGTTTGAAGGACCAGATGGAGCAGGTAAAACGACCGCTCTTAAAACACTAATGCCACTTTTGCAGGCTAAGACCGACCAAGAGATTGTGCTTTCTCGTGAGCCCGGTGGCAGTTCCATTTCTGAAAAAATCAGAAAAATTATTTTAGACATTCATGATGAAGAAATGGACCCCAGAACTGAAGCTTTATTGTACGCTGCTGCAAGACGTCAACATTTGATTGATGTTATTTTGCCAACGTTGCAAGCTAACAAAATCATGTTGAGCGACCGTTTTGTCGACAGTTCCATTGCTTATCAAGGCGGTGGCCGTGAAATTGGGATGAAAGAAGTCGCTGATATTAACGATTTTGCCATTGATGGACATTTGCCAGACTTAACAATTTACTTTGACGTATCGCCTGAAGTTGGTTTGTCACGTATTAGAAAAGACCATGAGGGTGCGATGGATCGCTTAGAACGTGAAGCTATCGACTTCCACAATCGGGTTTACGATTCATATATGAAGATTGTTAAAGCTAATCCTGATAGAATAAAAACAATTAACGCTGAACAAGCACCGGAAAAAGTTGTTGCCGATGCTTTGGATGCCATAATTAAGAGATTTCCGAATATTTTTAACAAAGGAGAATAA
- a CDS encoding cyclic-di-AMP receptor produces the protein MKLIVAIIQSKDSQQLQASLVKGGFRATQLSSTGGFLKAGNCTFLIGVEEEKIDDALAVIKKTCHTRVQYVTPTFLMPEAASSLSEPVEVQVGGATCFILPVDKFVRF, from the coding sequence ATGAAACTCATTGTAGCCATAATTCAATCAAAAGATAGTCAACAATTGCAAGCTAGTCTTGTTAAAGGTGGTTTTAGAGCTACACAGTTGTCATCGACTGGTGGTTTCTTAAAAGCCGGTAACTGTACATTCTTGATTGGTGTCGAAGAGGAAAAAATCGACGATGCTTTAGCTGTAATCAAGAAAACTTGTCATACCAGAGTTCAATATGTGACTCCAACATTTCTCATGCCCGAAGCTGCTTCCAGTTTGAGCGAACCAGTTGAAGTCCAAGTTGGCGGTGCAACATGCTTTATTTTGCCAGTTGATAAATTCGTGAGATTCTAA
- a CDS encoding DNA polymerase III subunit delta', with amino-acid sequence MESLLTEQPRVVNEFKKIISTNMLSHAYLIDNASSKIRQQMAIWLAQSQFCENLQDGAPDQTCQKCQTIALGDNPDVLEIQTEKQSIGVDDIKFFKKEANMAATQGKRRILIIDEAEKMTVQAANNLLKTIEEPEGNLMIILLADSAKQLLPTIQSRVQIFHLSNQSNDDEIASLVAVGFKSDQAERALKVTDIKYLESITGDKYQALSTALASWLKEVNKQKINSFVDIQTDIMPLVENKDQQHLVFDMLNQIFSDILSIRYNLEKSTLTSVDILDQKGIKKIVSMSDDLFTAEQMWKSNVSFQAILEDLSLKFVD; translated from the coding sequence ATGGAAAGTTTACTAACAGAACAACCGCGAGTTGTTAATGAATTTAAAAAAATTATTTCGACCAATATGTTGTCACACGCATATTTGATCGACAATGCTTCATCCAAAATTAGGCAGCAGATGGCTATTTGGTTAGCACAGAGTCAGTTTTGTGAAAATTTACAAGATGGTGCTCCTGACCAAACGTGTCAAAAGTGTCAGACAATTGCTTTGGGCGATAATCCTGATGTGTTAGAGATTCAGACCGAAAAGCAAAGTATCGGTGTTGACGACATCAAATTTTTCAAAAAGGAAGCCAATATGGCTGCTACGCAAGGTAAACGAAGAATTTTGATTATCGACGAAGCTGAGAAGATGACCGTTCAAGCTGCGAATAATCTGTTGAAAACTATTGAAGAACCAGAAGGTAATCTGATGATTATCTTGTTGGCCGATTCGGCTAAGCAACTTTTACCGACTATCCAATCACGTGTGCAGATTTTTCATCTGTCGAACCAGAGTAACGATGATGAAATTGCTAGTTTGGTTGCAGTGGGATTTAAGAGTGACCAAGCAGAACGAGCTTTAAAAGTTACCGATATTAAATATTTGGAAAGTATTACGGGCGATAAATACCAAGCTTTGAGTACAGCACTCGCGAGTTGGTTAAAAGAAGTTAACAAACAAAAAATAAATAGTTTTGTCGACATACAGACTGATATCATGCCTTTAGTTGAGAATAAAGATCAACAACATTTGGTTTTCGACATGTTGAATCAAATTTTTAGTGATATATTATCAATTAGGTACAATTTAGAAAAATCAACATTAACGTCGGTGGATATCTTGGATCAAAAGGGTATCAAGAAAATTGTTAGTATGTCGGATGATTTATTTACAGCTGAACAAATGTGGAAAAGTAATGTATCGTTTCAGGCTATTTTAGAAGATTTATCATTAAAATTTGTGGATTAG
- a CDS encoding initiation control protein YabA codes for MAEKDLYDEFETITNQLNDITKKVSLLKEELSKALEEKEELKIENQNLRKHLEKMGYEDKDIKGNELSYSRLNLESLYRKGFHVCQQFYGTHRKDKEECIFCTNVLYGSNDKGKKKKVNIR; via the coding sequence ATGGCAGAGAAAGATTTATATGATGAATTTGAGACAATCACAAATCAATTGAATGATATAACTAAAAAGGTTTCTTTGCTGAAAGAGGAACTATCCAAGGCTCTTGAAGAAAAAGAAGAGTTAAAGATAGAGAATCAAAATCTTCGTAAACATTTGGAAAAAATGGGTTATGAGGACAAGGATATTAAAGGCAATGAATTATCTTACTCACGATTGAATCTTGAGAGTTTATATCGTAAAGGATTTCATGTTTGCCAACAATTCTACGGAACTCACCGTAAGGACAAGGAAGAATGTATCTTCTGTACCAACGTCCTTTATGGCAGTAACGACAAAGGTAAGAAAAAGAAAGTTAATATTAGATAA
- the rsmI gene encoding 16S rRNA (cytidine(1402)-2'-O)-methyltransferase, whose product MKEQRSFVDNSKGCLFLVPTPIGNLEDMTFRAVNTLKDVDLVAAEDTRNTKNLLNHFEIPTELISFHDHNTAQRIPELIEKMNAGVKIAQVSDAGAPSISDPGKELVKAAIKADIPVVPLPGATASVTALIASGIAPQPFYFYGFLPRKGKERTEALNNLSQREETTIVYESPYRVKKTIQDLIDNFGADRQITLARELTKIHEAFLRGSLEQVAEYYQDNDPKGEYVLIIAGKPVEAATQEESDDDLVVAVDSLIKQGEKPNKAIKEVAARNGLKKQDVYNLYHGIGEEQ is encoded by the coding sequence ATGAAAGAACAAAGGAGTTTTGTTGATAATTCGAAGGGCTGCCTTTTTTTAGTGCCAACACCAATTGGTAATTTAGAAGATATGACTTTTCGAGCTGTCAACACGTTAAAAGACGTCGATTTAGTTGCAGCTGAGGATACACGTAATACTAAAAATTTATTAAATCATTTTGAAATACCAACAGAATTAATAAGTTTTCATGATCATAATACTGCTCAACGTATTCCAGAATTAATAGAAAAAATGAATGCCGGTGTCAAAATTGCTCAAGTCAGTGATGCTGGTGCACCATCAATCAGTGATCCTGGTAAAGAACTAGTTAAAGCTGCCATTAAGGCTGATATTCCAGTGGTTCCACTACCCGGAGCTACTGCTTCAGTTACAGCCTTGATTGCTTCAGGGATTGCACCACAGCCGTTTTATTTCTATGGATTTTTACCTCGTAAAGGTAAGGAAAGAACTGAAGCTTTGAACAATCTGTCTCAACGTGAGGAAACAACGATTGTTTATGAATCTCCATATCGTGTTAAGAAGACGATTCAAGATTTGATCGATAACTTTGGAGCTGACCGTCAAATTACTTTAGCACGGGAATTAACGAAGATTCACGAAGCTTTCTTACGTGGCAGTTTGGAACAAGTTGCTGAGTATTATCAAGACAATGATCCTAAGGGTGAATATGTTTTGATTATTGCTGGAAAGCCAGTTGAGGCCGCTACTCAAGAGGAATCTGATGATGACTTGGTCGTAGCAGTGGATAGTTTAATTAAACAAGGTGAAAAGCCAAACAAAGCAATCAAAGAGGTTGCGGCTCGTAATGGATTGAAGAAACAGGATGTTTACAATCTTTATCACGGAATCGGAGAGGAACAATAG
- a CDS encoding acyl-[acyl-carrier-protein] thioesterase: MTEKRTFAIEMEVPYYFVNFSGEMRLSALIDIMLLTSEKQLHQSDLDSAEMVQNEGLGWVVVQYHMDIKQMPKLGQKLKVITQATSYNKYFFYRNFWIEDENGDTIVKAESAFVLIDIKERKIVGANDRLDDKFGAEETTKLKRFNRLKVPDDYDFKQPQHIGYYNIDVNKHVNNSYYFDWMVDTLDMDFIGSHTLKSMDIKYDKELNIESEPVSYAKLDNTNNKSIHWIKNGDVLNVIAQFEWKDK, encoded by the coding sequence GTGACAGAGAAAAGAACTTTTGCAATTGAAATGGAAGTACCGTATTATTTCGTCAACTTTTCAGGAGAAATGCGCCTGTCAGCTTTGATTGATATAATGCTATTAACTTCAGAAAAGCAGCTCCATCAGTCAGACTTAGATAGTGCGGAAATGGTTCAGAACGAAGGACTCGGTTGGGTCGTTGTTCAATATCATATGGATATTAAGCAGATGCCTAAACTCGGTCAAAAGTTGAAAGTTATCACCCAAGCAACTAGTTATAATAAGTATTTCTTCTATCGTAATTTCTGGATTGAAGATGAAAATGGCGACACAATCGTTAAAGCTGAAAGTGCCTTTGTTTTGATTGATATTAAAGAACGTAAGATTGTCGGAGCCAATGATCGTTTAGATGATAAGTTTGGGGCTGAAGAAACTACTAAGCTCAAGCGTTTTAATCGTTTAAAAGTGCCGGATGATTACGACTTCAAGCAACCACAACATATTGGTTACTATAATATCGATGTTAATAAACATGTTAATAATTCATATTATTTCGACTGGATGGTCGATACATTAGATATGGACTTTATCGGCAGTCACACACTCAAGAGTATGGATATTAAATATGACAAAGAGTTGAATATTGAGAGTGAACCAGTTTCATATGCGAAACTCGATAATACGAATAATAAATCAATTCATTGGATAAAGAATGGTGACGTACTGAACGTTATTGCTCAATTTGAATGGAAAGATAAGTAA
- a CDS encoding folate family ECF transporter S component, with protein sequence MNSRSSVISVQEVTWMALLIALQMVLSKLSFGSNTLKVGFSFIAIGLLGYYFGPFKAAIANVLADVIGHSVLSAGSAFFLGFTFSALVAGAIYGFMLYNHKVTIWRSFLTVLLITVIVNIGLNTLWIHMMTNVPYVTLLVPRLVKEAFSLVYQTGLLYIVLKWIDNSKFNKIG encoded by the coding sequence ATGAACAGTAGAAGTTCAGTAATAAGCGTTCAAGAAGTTACTTGGATGGCGTTATTGATAGCATTACAAATGGTGCTATCAAAATTATCATTCGGTAGCAATACCTTGAAAGTTGGATTCAGTTTTATTGCAATTGGGTTATTAGGTTATTATTTCGGACCTTTTAAAGCTGCAATAGCTAATGTGTTAGCTGATGTGATTGGTCATTCAGTCTTATCAGCAGGAAGTGCATTCTTCCTTGGATTCACTTTTTCAGCGTTGGTAGCAGGTGCAATTTATGGTTTCATGCTTTATAACCACAAAGTAACAATTTGGAGAAGTTTTCTCACTGTATTGCTGATTACAGTAATCGTAAATATAGGTTTGAATACTTTGTGGATTCACATGATGACTAACGTGCCTTATGTAACTTTATTGGTTCCAAGACTTGTGAAAGAGGCGTTCAGTCTGGTTTATCAGACGGGTCTTTTATATATCGTCCTTAAATGGATTGATAATTCGAAATTCAATAAAATCGGCTAA
- the tsaB gene encoding tRNA (adenosine(37)-N6)-threonylcarbamoyltransferase complex dimerization subunit type 1 TsaB, which translates to MKILAFDSSNKPLSVAVVVDGKVLAHLESTEKKTHSITILPDIKKALAESNLTIDDIDLIAVAKGPGSYTGVRIAVTVAKTLADTLHKNLVGVSSLELLAANGDKAHILVPLMDARNDNAFAGVYQNSRDKFVSIIGDHHTSMEKLFAALKEYDEDQLEFINATPRLQELIQNQFPNAKIIAAEDSLPDAAKLAKLAESKKPVTDIDDFVPTYLRLTQAEHDWYAKGHKDDGNVSYVEEV; encoded by the coding sequence ATGAAAATTTTAGCATTTGATTCATCTAATAAGCCGCTATCCGTTGCCGTTGTAGTTGATGGCAAAGTTTTAGCTCATTTGGAGTCGACTGAAAAGAAGACTCACAGTATTACTATTTTGCCAGATATTAAAAAAGCTTTAGCCGAATCTAACTTAACTATTGACGATATCGACTTAATTGCGGTTGCTAAAGGACCCGGTTCTTACACTGGAGTCAGAATCGCGGTTACAGTTGCTAAGACTTTAGCAGATACTTTGCACAAGAATTTAGTCGGAGTTTCTAGCCTAGAATTATTAGCTGCTAACGGGGACAAAGCTCATATTCTAGTGCCATTAATGGATGCTAGAAATGACAATGCATTTGCTGGAGTTTATCAAAACTCACGTGATAAGTTTGTCAGTATCATTGGGGATCATCACACTTCAATGGAGAAATTATTCGCTGCTTTGAAGGAATATGATGAAGATCAACTGGAATTTATCAACGCTACACCAAGATTACAAGAATTAATTCAAAATCAATTTCCAAATGCCAAAATTATTGCCGCTGAAGATTCATTGCCAGATGCAGCTAAGCTTGCCAAATTAGCTGAGTCAAAGAAACCAGTTACTGATATTGATGATTTTGTGCCAACATATTTACGTTTGACACAAGCTGAGCATGACTGGTATGCCAAAGGACATAAGGATGACGGCAATGTTTCTTATGTTGAAGAAGTTTAA
- the rimI gene encoding ribosomal protein S18-alanine N-acetyltransferase: MLKKFKKLFSNKTMKFDFEEQIVSIEDRKFTLRKASPKDAIQFMKIQETIYPIPVPWPIDIVRMEIDNRNALYLSLVENERVIAFIGVSLGDKAESHITNLAVDADYQNMGIGHLLLNEVFNYCRAREYQKMSLEVDVTNDSALALYDAFGFKVRTVHKKYYFRNHHDAWEMIVDL, from the coding sequence ATGTTGAAGAAGTTTAAAAAGTTATTTTCTAATAAAACCATGAAATTTGATTTTGAAGAACAAATAGTTTCAATTGAAGATCGAAAGTTTACTTTAAGAAAAGCTAGTCCCAAAGATGCTATTCAATTTATGAAGATTCAGGAAACAATTTATCCAATTCCAGTTCCATGGCCAATTGATATCGTGCGGATGGAAATTGATAATAGGAATGCACTTTATTTGTCGTTAGTTGAAAATGAGCGAGTGATTGCCTTTATCGGAGTTTCGTTGGGAGATAAAGCTGAGTCGCATATTACTAATTTAGCTGTGGATGCTGATTACCAGAATATGGGGATTGGTCATTTACTATTGAATGAAGTTTTTAATTACTGTCGCGCACGTGAGTATCAGAAGATGTCATTAGAAGTGGACGTAACTAATGATTCAGCGTTAGCTTTGTACGATGCGTTTGGGTTTAAAGTTCGAACTGTGCATAAGAAGTATTATTTTAGAAATCATCACGATGCATGGGAAATGATCGTTGATCTATGA
- the tsaD gene encoding tRNA (adenosine(37)-N6)-threonylcarbamoyltransferase complex transferase subunit TsaD, translated as MSFESSCDETSVAIIKNGKEILSNIIATQIKSHQRFGGVVPEVASRHHVEEVTKCIDLALDKAKVGYEDLDAVAVTYGPGLVGSLLIGIMAAKTVAFAHNLPLIKVNHLAGHIYSANFVTELQYPFMSLLVSGGHTELVLVTAPGVFHTLGDTRDDAVGEAYDKIGRVLGINYPAGKKVDEMAAVGKDTFNFPRAMVQEDNLDFSFSGLKSAFINTVHHADQVHEELNKDDLAASFQGAVLDILTNKTFKALKLHPVKQLIVGGGVSANQGLRKRLAEEIEKRDMDMELVFPPLRLCGDNAAMIGAMAQIQYDKGDFAELDLNADPSLDFDME; from the coding sequence ATGTCGTTTGAAAGTAGCTGTGATGAGACATCAGTTGCTATTATTAAGAATGGTAAGGAAATTTTATCGAATATTATTGCAACACAAATAAAGAGCCACCAACGTTTCGGTGGAGTTGTGCCCGAAGTTGCCAGTAGACACCACGTTGAAGAGGTTACTAAGTGTATCGATTTGGCGCTGGATAAAGCTAAAGTTGGCTACGAAGATCTCGATGCCGTTGCTGTTACTTATGGACCAGGCCTAGTTGGTTCATTGTTGATTGGAATCATGGCAGCGAAGACAGTAGCATTTGCCCACAATTTACCATTGATTAAAGTTAATCACTTGGCCGGACACATTTATTCAGCTAACTTTGTGACTGAATTACAATATCCATTCATGTCATTGTTAGTTTCTGGTGGACACACTGAACTAGTTTTGGTCACAGCTCCCGGAGTTTTCCACACCTTGGGCGATACCCGTGATGATGCCGTTGGGGAAGCTTATGACAAAATTGGTCGTGTGCTGGGTATCAACTATCCAGCTGGTAAAAAAGTCGATGAGATGGCTGCTGTTGGAAAAGATACTTTCAATTTCCCTAGAGCCATGGTTCAAGAAGATAACTTGGACTTCAGTTTCAGTGGCTTGAAGAGTGCGTTTATCAATACTGTTCATCACGCTGATCAAGTTCATGAAGAGTTGAACAAGGATGATTTGGCTGCCAGTTTCCAAGGCGCCGTGTTAGATATTTTGACAAATAAGACATTCAAAGCTTTGAAATTGCATCCAGTTAAGCAATTGATTGTTGGTGGTGGAGTTTCAGCTAACCAAGGTTTGCGTAAACGCTTGGCTGAAGAGATTGAAAAACGTGATATGGATATGGAATTGGTATTCCCTCCATTGCGTTTGTGTGGCGATAATGCAGCTATGATTGGTGCTATGGCTCAGATTCAATATGACAAGGGTGACTTTGCAGAATTGGATTTGAATGCTGATCCTAGTTTGGATTTTGATATGGAATAG
- a CDS encoding ACT domain-containing protein has product MKAILTVLGHDQVGIVAKVSTKLAELDVNIIDISQTLMHDNFTMMMMVTWDDATKFDTIKDNLSELGQATGLDIRIQREEIFDAIQKL; this is encoded by the coding sequence ATGAAAGCTATTCTGACAGTTTTGGGTCACGACCAGGTTGGTATTGTGGCTAAGGTTTCAACTAAGTTGGCTGAACTTGACGTCAATATTATTGATATTTCGCAGACTTTGATGCATGACAACTTTACGATGATGATGATGGTGACATGGGATGATGCCACTAAATTTGACACGATCAAAGATAACTTGAGTGAACTTGGTCAAGCCACTGGTTTGGACATTCGCATTCAACGTGAAGAAATCTTTGATGCGATTCAGAAACTTTAG
- a CDS encoding PFL family protein codes for METNSILETIQMISEEKLDIRTITMGISLFDCIDSDGEKARQKIYNKLMTKAKNLVKVADQIESEYGIPIVNKRISVTPISLIAAASGDKDYVAYAKTMDQAAKDLGVDLIGGFSALVQKGYQSGDVKLIQSIPQALTETSRVCGSVNVGSTRSGINLDAVGQMGQVVKDLAKFDPVNCMSLVIFANAVEDNPFMAGAFHGVGEADCVINVGISGPGVVKSALEHVKGRPIDVVSETIKKTTFKVTRMGQFVGDLASKALGVPFGIVDLSLAPTPNEGDSVAEILEEIGLESVGAPGTTAALALLNDAVKKGGVMACEHVGGLSGAFIPVSEDAEMIRAVNAGNLNIEKLEAMTAVCSVGLDMIAIPGDTTAETISGMIADEAAIGVINNKTTAVRIIPATGKKVGDEVEFGGLFGRAPVMAVNTNSPADFIHRGGRIPAPIHSFKN; via the coding sequence ATGGAAACTAATTCGATTTTAGAAACGATTCAGATGATTTCGGAAGAAAAACTCGACATTCGGACGATTACAATGGGTATTTCGTTGTTTGATTGTATCGATAGTGATGGTGAAAAGGCTCGTCAAAAAATTTACAATAAATTGATGACGAAAGCTAAGAATCTTGTTAAAGTAGCTGACCAAATTGAATCAGAATATGGGATTCCTATCGTCAATAAGCGTATTTCGGTTACACCGATTTCCTTGATTGCTGCGGCTTCTGGCGACAAGGATTATGTAGCTTATGCTAAAACAATGGATCAGGCGGCCAAAGATTTAGGTGTTGATTTGATTGGTGGTTTTTCGGCTTTAGTTCAAAAAGGTTATCAATCTGGTGACGTCAAATTGATTCAATCGATTCCACAAGCTTTGACGGAAACTAGTCGTGTCTGTGGCTCGGTCAATGTTGGTTCAACTCGTTCAGGTATCAACTTGGATGCGGTCGGTCAAATGGGTCAAGTGGTCAAAGATTTGGCAAAATTTGATCCTGTCAATTGTATGAGTTTAGTTATTTTTGCCAATGCGGTCGAAGATAATCCATTCATGGCTGGAGCTTTCCACGGTGTCGGTGAAGCTGATTGTGTCATCAACGTTGGTATCAGTGGTCCTGGAGTGGTCAAGAGTGCCCTAGAACATGTTAAAGGGCGACCAATCGATGTTGTTTCTGAGACTATTAAGAAGACGACGTTTAAAGTTACTAGAATGGGTCAATTCGTTGGAGATTTAGCTTCTAAGGCCTTGGGCGTACCTTTTGGTATCGTAGACTTGTCATTGGCTCCCACACCTAACGAGGGAGATTCTGTGGCTGAAATTTTAGAAGAAATCGGTTTGGAAAGTGTCGGCGCTCCCGGAACTACCGCTGCTTTGGCATTGTTGAACGATGCAGTTAAAAAGGGTGGTGTCATGGCCTGTGAACACGTTGGTGGCTTGTCAGGTGCCTTTATCCCAGTTTCTGAAGATGCTGAAATGATTCGTGCTGTTAATGCTGGCAATTTGAATATTGAAAAACTCGAGGCAATGACAGCTGTTTGTTCTGTTGGCCTTGATATGATTGCGATTCCTGGCGATACAACGGCTGAAACTATCAGTGGAATGATTGCGGACGAAGCTGCAATTGGCGTTATCAATAATAAGACGACTGCGGTCAGAATTATTCCTGCTACTGGTAAAAAAGTTGGCGATGAAGTTGAGTTTGGCGGACTCTTTGGACGAGCACCAGTAATGGCGGTCAATACCAACAGTCCCGCGGACTTTATCCATCGTGGCGGTAGAATTCCTGCACCTATCCATTCCTTTAAAAATTAA